Genomic segment of Sutcliffiella horikoshii:
TTTCGGGACAACAACTCCCATTAAACAAAATGATGAAATAGGAGACCTGCATAAGAGTATCAATGAGTTGTCTATATCGTTATTAGAATTAAAGGAAAAGGAAAAGGAATTAAACTTTCACCGTTCTTATGACCCCGTTACAGGAATGCCAAATAGGTCGCACCTTTATGAAAAGTTAATGCATTTAAAAGCAGAAAATAAGGCAAATTTTATTATCATGTTAGATATACATGGCTTTAAAATTCTAAACGATATATACGGAGAGAAGGCAGGGGACGAAATACTAACTATAGTTGGTAGAAAAATAGAGAAGATCTCTGCTCCTCATTTTGTAGCTAGGGTAAGTAGTGATGAATTTTCTGTTGTAACTAAAAACATAAAGAAAGAACAGGAAATACACACACTTGTCCGTAAGATAAAGGATTCACTTGCCAAACCTATCTATGTAAAAGGAGAAGAAATGAGAATAGATATGGCTGTAGGTGTTAGTAAATGCTTGGAAGAAGATTTTGAAGGGAGTCTTACTCAGGCTACTCTTGCTATGATTGAAGCTAAAAAGAAGGGGAGAGGGCAAGTGGAGTTTTATCGCCATTCCATGACAGAAGCACAATCCGAACAAATGAAAGTAGAAAAACGGCTTTTCCATGCAGTTAATAACCAAGAGATTTACCTTGAGTATCAACCTAAAGTGTCATTAATTAGCGGACAGGTAATAGGAGTGGAAGCATTAGCAAGATGGAATGATCCATTCCTCGGAAAAGTCCCACCCAACCGGTTTATTCCTATTGCTGAGGAGACTGGTATGATTACTGCCCTCTCTAAACATTTGCTGTTAGAAGCATGTTTTCAAGCAAAGTCTTGGAATGAAAAAGGTAAATTCATTCCGATTTCTGTTAACTTATCTCCTGTCCTCTTTAACTTGTATCCGAGAATGGATATGTTCATCGAAGAGGTGTTAACGGAAACGCAATTGAACCCTGGGTTATTAGAAATTGAGATTACGGAAGGGGTATTATTAACAAGGAACAGCGTGGATATCCTGCAAAAGATATGTAATTTAGGAGTGACAATATCTGTGGACGATTTCGGGACCGGGTACTCATCGCTAGGTTACTTAAAAGATTTCCCTATCCATACTTTAAAGATAGATAAATCTTTTGTTCAAATGATAAAGGAGGACCGGTCAGACCGAGAATTAGCAGAGTCCATATTATTCCTTGGCAAAAGCTTAGGGCTCCAGGTGGTAGCAGAGGGGGTAGAAACTAAGGAACAGCTCCAATTTCTTATAGATAGTGGTTGCGATGCTGTCCAAGGTTATTATGTAAGTAGACCATTAGTTATTGGAGATTTCCTGAAATTTCTTGAAGCGGATTATAGAGTATCTGTATAAGATGTACGGAAAATTATTCTTTGCTAAAACGACTCAACAGGGGTCAAAACTTGACCCCTGTTGAGTCGTTTTTAGTTCCAAGAATGAAAGGAAGGAATCCTTAACATATTATTTTTTGTGAGGTTTCTATATTTAACTCTACATGGTACCGGTTCTATATAAATATATTTATGATCTTCGTTTCTAACCCTTTTGACAGAGTGCAGCACTTGTTTCTCTTTAGGAGGAACAAACTCCATAATGCCTGCAGGTCGTCCATCTTTAAATGCTAGTAACCAGCCAAATTTATCTTTCCTCAAACCAACGATATCAACAAGATCATACTGATAATTAATTACCTTAATCCAGTGCTTTGACCTTTTATGCTCGTAAGGAGAGTTTTTATCTTTAAGCACAATCCCTTCTAAGCCTTGTTCTTGTGTGAGCTTGAAATACTCTATTCCGTGGCCATACAGCCACTTACTTACTACAATATACTCGTGCTCAATAGCAAGTAAATTTAATAGCTCCTTACGCTCCCACAATGGCTTCTGAGCAACCTTTTCATAATTTAGGTAGATTATATCGAAAATGCAAAACTGATAAAAATGAGTGCTTTTTGAAGACCTGAAAACCTCCATAGTTGCTTCAAAGTCTGGTGCTCCATTTTTTCCTGGTACAATAAATTCTCCATCAAGAATAGTACCATCTGGAATATCTATATTTGTTAGGTTCTTGAATAAAGAAGTAACCTCGTTGCCGTGCCTAGTATATAACTTAACTTTATGTTCAA
This window contains:
- a CDS encoding bifunctional diguanylate cyclase/phosphodiesterase; this encodes MVNHINNIKKGDFGTTTPIKQNDEIGDLHKSINELSISLLELKEKEKELNFHRSYDPVTGMPNRSHLYEKLMHLKAENKANFIIMLDIHGFKILNDIYGEKAGDEILTIVGRKIEKISAPHFVARVSSDEFSVVTKNIKKEQEIHTLVRKIKDSLAKPIYVKGEEMRIDMAVGVSKCLEEDFEGSLTQATLAMIEAKKKGRGQVEFYRHSMTEAQSEQMKVEKRLFHAVNNQEIYLEYQPKVSLISGQVIGVEALARWNDPFLGKVPPNRFIPIAEETGMITALSKHLLLEACFQAKSWNEKGKFIPISVNLSPVLFNLYPRMDMFIEEVLTETQLNPGLLEIEITEGVLLTRNSVDILQKICNLGVTISVDDFGTGYSSLGYLKDFPIHTLKIDKSFVQMIKEDRSDRELAESILFLGKSLGLQVVAEGVETKEQLQFLIDSGCDAVQGYYVSRPLVIGDFLKFLEADYRVSV
- a CDS encoding ATP-dependent DNA ligase, giving the protein MFIQPMLLDKSNEPFTDANFITELKLDGFRLLLSKFEHKVKLYTRHGNEVTSLFKNLTNIDIPDGTILDGEFIVPGKNGAPDFEATMEVFRSSKSTHFYQFCIFDIIYLNYEKVAQKPLWERKELLNLLAIEHEYIVVSKWLYGHGIEYFKLTQEQGLEGIVLKDKNSPYEHKRSKHWIKVINYQYDLVDIVGLRKDKFGWLLAFKDGRPAGIMEFVPPKEKQVLHSVKRVRNEDHKYIYIEPVPCRVKYRNLTKNNMLRIPSFHSWN